A window of Mucilaginibacter sp. PAMC 26640 contains these coding sequences:
- a CDS encoding dienelactone hydrolase has product MSQIKKEDIKQEVFDLYDDYAHDRLDRRAFVEKLSLYAVGAITVPALMSFLMPDYKTTTQVKADDPRLKSGYITYPSPKGGGNIKGLLSIPVDAKKKLGAIIVVHENRGLNPYIEDVARQAALAGFITLAPDALTPLGGYPGNDDAGREMQAKRDKGEMEQNFIDAFEYLKAHKDCNGKIGVVGFCYGGGIANMMAVRVPDLAAAVPFYGGQPAIEDVPKIKAPLMLHYASLDTRITGGWPAYETALKANNKKYQAFIYEGANHGFHNNTTPRYDKAAAELSWQRTIDFFKANLA; this is encoded by the coding sequence ATGAGCCAGATAAAAAAGGAAGACATTAAGCAGGAGGTGTTTGACCTGTACGACGATTATGCACACGATCGCCTGGACAGGCGGGCTTTTGTAGAGAAACTTTCGCTGTATGCAGTAGGTGCCATAACCGTACCTGCCTTAATGAGTTTCCTGATGCCCGACTATAAAACTACCACACAGGTAAAAGCTGATGATCCACGCCTCAAATCAGGATATATTACTTATCCCTCTCCGAAGGGCGGCGGTAACATCAAAGGCCTTTTATCAATACCGGTAGATGCAAAGAAAAAGCTGGGAGCTATTATAGTAGTACACGAGAACCGTGGTTTAAACCCCTATATTGAAGATGTAGCAAGGCAGGCGGCGCTGGCCGGATTCATTACCCTGGCACCAGATGCTTTAACGCCACTTGGCGGTTATCCCGGCAATGACGATGCAGGCCGCGAAATGCAGGCTAAGCGCGATAAAGGCGAAATGGAACAGAACTTTATTGATGCCTTCGAATATTTGAAAGCCCATAAAGATTGCAACGGCAAAATTGGCGTGGTTGGTTTTTGTTACGGCGGCGGTATTGCCAACATGATGGCGGTACGCGTGCCGGATCTGGCAGCGGCCGTTCCTTTTTATGGGGGCCAACCCGCTATAGAAGACGTGCCTAAGATAAAAGCACCGCTGATGCTGCACTATGCATCGCTGGATACCCGCATTACCGGTGGCTGGCCCGCTTACGAAACCGCATTAAAAGCCAACAATAAAAAGTACCAGGCCTTTATTTATGAGGGCGCTAATCACGGCTTTCATAATAACACTACGCCAAGATATGATAAGGCCGCAGCCGAGCTATCCTGGCAGCGTACTATTGATTTCTTTAAGGCCAACCTGGCTTAA
- a CDS encoding glutamate--tRNA ligase: MSDKKVRVRFAPSPTGGLHLGGVRTVLFNYLFAKKHGGDFVLRIEDTDQNRYVDGAEKYIADCLQWCGIIPDESPAKGGQYAPYRQSERKPIYREYAERLVSQGHAYYAFDTPEELDAKRKEVPNFQYGHAHRNELRNSLSLPLQEVETLLHNGTPHVIRIKMPDDETISFNDMIRGYVSFETAQVDDKVLLKADGMPTYHLAVVIDDYLMKISHAFRGEEWLPSAPVHLLLWDYLGWKEEMPKWAHLPLILKPDGHGKLSKRDGARLGFPVYAMNWFDAKTEELTLGFRELGFLPEAFLNLLAMLGWNDGTDQEIFTLPEMIEKFSIDRISKAGAKFDYEKAKWYNAEWIKTQPAENLKLKVAEVLRSNSITVNNEAYLLKIIDIVKDRCVLLTDFYLQAGYFFRAPLTYDAASVKPKWNDAKTAFFNELKEVFSHTDTFEAAGLEAAFKALAEQKGLKLGDLMLPFRIMLVGGKFGPHVFDIAAILGEAETMQRIDKGLEVFTAPAA, translated from the coding sequence ATGTCTGATAAAAAAGTAAGAGTTCGTTTTGCGCCGAGTCCAACAGGTGGTTTACACCTGGGTGGCGTGCGTACCGTGTTGTTCAATTATCTGTTCGCCAAAAAACATGGTGGTGATTTTGTTTTACGTATTGAGGATACCGACCAAAATCGCTATGTGGATGGGGCCGAAAAATATATAGCCGATTGCTTGCAATGGTGCGGAATAATCCCTGATGAAAGCCCTGCCAAAGGCGGCCAATATGCACCTTATCGCCAAAGTGAGCGCAAGCCTATTTACCGCGAATATGCCGAACGGCTGGTTTCCCAGGGCCATGCATATTATGCTTTTGACACGCCCGAAGAACTGGATGCCAAACGTAAAGAAGTGCCTAACTTTCAGTATGGGCACGCACACCGTAATGAGTTGCGAAACTCGCTCAGCCTGCCATTGCAGGAAGTAGAGACCTTATTGCATAACGGTACGCCCCACGTGATCCGCATAAAAATGCCCGACGACGAAACGATCAGTTTTAATGATATGATTCGCGGCTATGTAAGCTTTGAAACCGCCCAGGTGGATGATAAGGTATTGCTTAAGGCCGATGGTATGCCAACCTATCACCTAGCCGTGGTTATTGATGATTACCTGATGAAGATCTCACACGCCTTTCGCGGTGAAGAATGGCTGCCATCTGCTCCTGTGCATTTATTGCTATGGGATTATTTAGGCTGGAAAGAGGAAATGCCGAAATGGGCACATTTACCGCTGATATTAAAGCCAGACGGGCATGGCAAGCTGAGCAAACGCGATGGCGCACGCTTGGGTTTCCCGGTTTATGCCATGAACTGGTTTGATGCTAAAACAGAAGAGTTAACCCTAGGCTTTCGCGAGTTAGGATTTTTGCCGGAGGCTTTCCTGAACTTACTGGCCATGCTGGGCTGGAACGACGGTACCGACCAGGAGATTTTTACGCTGCCCGAAATGATAGAGAAATTCTCCATTGACCGGATCAGCAAGGCAGGCGCTAAATTTGATTACGAAAAAGCCAAATGGTACAACGCCGAGTGGATAAAAACGCAGCCTGCAGAAAACCTGAAGCTTAAAGTAGCTGAAGTTTTAAGATCAAATAGCATTACTGTTAATAACGAGGCTTATTTGCTTAAGATCATTGATATTGTAAAAGATCGCTGCGTACTGCTAACTGATTTTTATTTGCAGGCAGGCTATTTCTTCCGGGCTCCCTTAACCTACGATGCCGCATCGGTAAAGCCGAAGTGGAATGATGCTAAAACCGCTTTTTTTAACGAGTTGAAAGAGGTGTTCAGCCATACCGATACTTTTGAAGCTGCAGGCCTGGAGGCCGCATTTAAAGCTTTGGCAGAACAAAAAGGATTAAAATTAGGTGACTTGATGCTGCCCTTCCGCATTATGCTGGTAGGCGGAAAATTTGGCCCGCATGTTTTTGATATTGCTGCGATATTAGGCGAAGCCGAAACAATGCAGAGAATAGATAAAGGACTGGAAGTATTTACCGCCCCTGCTGCTTAA
- a CDS encoding RNA polymerase subunit sigma, translating to MQSKLSDIELIQQTLAGNQSAYADLVKRHQRFVFTLALRFTKAREDAEEVAQDCFIKAYRSLGSFQQQSKFSTWLYSIVYTTAMTFLRKKRVDTTSIDGEDSYLQIAQVPGSYETDDIEYKSRSFYLNQAIEQLLPDDATIITLFYKGEQSLEEIAQVLGIEANTVKVKLFRARQRLKDKLERNLKHEVKELI from the coding sequence ATGCAAAGCAAGCTTTCAGATATCGAGTTGATACAACAAACCCTGGCGGGGAACCAGTCGGCATATGCTGATCTGGTAAAGCGGCACCAGCGTTTTGTATTTACGCTGGCGCTGCGGTTTACCAAAGCCCGTGAGGATGCAGAAGAAGTTGCTCAGGATTGCTTTATAAAAGCCTACCGGTCGCTGGGTTCATTTCAGCAGCAATCTAAATTCAGTACCTGGCTGTACAGCATTGTTTATACTACCGCAATGACTTTTTTACGCAAAAAACGGGTGGATACCACCTCTATTGATGGCGAAGACAGTTATTTACAAATAGCACAGGTGCCCGGTTCTTATGAAACTGATGATATTGAATATAAATCACGATCGTTTTATTTGAACCAGGCAATTGAGCAGTTGCTGCCGGATGATGCAACCATCATTACCCTGTTTTACAAAGGCGAGCAATCACTTGAAGAAATTGCTCAGGTTTTGGGCATAGAGGCCAATACCGTAAAAGTGAAACTATTTAGGGCGCGCCAGCGTTTGAAAGATAAGCTGGAGCGTAATTTAAAACACGAAGTTAAAGAACTGATATGA
- a CDS encoding NAD(P)H-dependent oxidoreductase, whose product MSIIDQLHWRYATKKFDSTKKIAADKLNTLLDAVQLSPSSYGLQTYKILVVEDADIRQQLRAAGYGQAQITDASQVIIFASETTIDEARVNEYVDLIAETRNMDRSYLADYEKMMVGAINNMPQDKKINWSHKQAYIALGVLLTAAAELEIDACPMEGFDGPKFDEILGLKEKGLTVSVIAPIGYRAEDDDYAKLAKVRKSKEDLFIHI is encoded by the coding sequence ATGTCTATAATTGATCAACTACACTGGCGATATGCCACTAAAAAATTCGACAGCACTAAAAAGATTGCTGCTGATAAATTAAATACTTTACTGGATGCTGTGCAGCTATCGCCATCATCTTATGGATTGCAAACCTACAAGATCCTCGTAGTGGAAGATGCTGATATAAGGCAACAACTGCGTGCTGCAGGTTACGGTCAGGCGCAAATTACAGATGCATCACAAGTGATCATCTTTGCTTCAGAAACCACTATTGACGAAGCCCGGGTTAATGAGTATGTGGACCTAATTGCCGAAACCCGCAATATGGACCGTAGTTACCTCGCCGACTATGAAAAAATGATGGTAGGCGCTATAAACAACATGCCACAGGATAAAAAAATTAATTGGTCGCATAAACAGGCTTACATCGCATTGGGCGTATTGTTAACCGCTGCTGCTGAACTAGAAATAGATGCCTGCCCTATGGAAGGTTTTGACGGGCCAAAATTTGATGAAATTTTAGGTCTTAAAGAAAAAGGCTTAACCGTAAGCGTTATTGCACCTATAGGTTACCGTGCCGAAGATGACGACTATGCGAAATTAGCTAAAGTGCGTAAATCTAAAGAAGATCTGTTCATTCACATCTAA
- a CDS encoding band 7 protein, which produces MSESIPILQFWWVLPLVAALFAYKFVLQVFFGMIIVPDDRIGLVVKKFTLYGDKRMPDGRIIAINGEAGMQGKPLAPGLYWHMWPWQYTIVMEQFTVVPQDKLGLVKAKDGAPMDIGRVLGKPVPCDKFQDSQAFLENNGQKGPQAAFLTPGNYRINTFLFEIVMVPITSVHENKVGIVTTLDGEPLEKGEIAGGSVAGHRNYQDPMAFITSGGKKGLQEDVILAGTYYLNPWFAVVEQVEMTHIHIGYVGVVNSFVGPEGKDTSGVGFTHGNIVKKYDKGVWDEPLDPGKHPVNIYTHTVEIVPTTNIVLNWANSRTESHELDKNLCTISVRSYDGFTFNLDVSQIIHIPRNDAPKVIARFGNMKNLVSQVLEPTIANYFRNSAQKSGVIEFLTNRSERQEDARAQISKVLGEYNVEGVDTLIGDIVPPEALMKTLTDRKIAEQERVTYEIQKSAQVERKEFESAKAGADMQPEVVKSTRQVEINTQMAASKVASARGDAESRIINAKADAENKTIIARADAEAKTINAKADAAATEVNGNADAGKIKAIGLAEAEVTKQKTEAMGTEQYAIVRVAETLAMNGIKLVPEILINGQNGGGNGMIDALIGNEMLKKLQREAAIKTHDTGHEDVS; this is translated from the coding sequence ATGTCTGAATCTATTCCAATTCTCCAATTCTGGTGGGTGCTGCCGCTTGTTGCCGCCCTTTTTGCGTACAAGTTTGTATTGCAGGTGTTTTTTGGTATGATCATCGTTCCGGATGACCGTATAGGCCTGGTTGTTAAAAAATTCACCCTTTACGGGGATAAACGCATGCCCGATGGCCGTATCATTGCCATTAACGGCGAGGCCGGTATGCAGGGCAAACCATTGGCCCCGGGTTTGTACTGGCATATGTGGCCATGGCAGTACACCATTGTAATGGAGCAATTCACCGTAGTGCCGCAGGATAAACTGGGCCTGGTAAAAGCTAAAGATGGTGCGCCGATGGATATCGGCCGTGTACTGGGCAAGCCTGTGCCATGCGATAAATTCCAGGATTCGCAGGCTTTCCTCGAAAATAACGGGCAAAAAGGCCCGCAGGCTGCGTTCCTAACCCCGGGTAACTACCGGATCAACACGTTCCTGTTTGAGATTGTTATGGTGCCTATCACCAGCGTACACGAAAATAAGGTGGGTATTGTTACCACGCTGGATGGTGAGCCACTTGAAAAAGGTGAGATTGCCGGTGGCTCTGTTGCCGGGCACCGCAACTATCAGGACCCGATGGCCTTCATCACTTCGGGCGGTAAAAAAGGCTTGCAGGAAGATGTAATATTAGCAGGTACCTACTACCTTAACCCATGGTTTGCCGTGGTGGAACAGGTGGAGATGACCCATATCCATATTGGTTATGTTGGCGTTGTTAACTCTTTCGTCGGGCCGGAAGGTAAAGACACCAGTGGCGTAGGTTTTACGCATGGTAATATTGTGAAAAAATACGACAAAGGTGTTTGGGACGAACCGTTAGACCCGGGTAAGCACCCCGTGAATATTTATACCCACACGGTAGAAATTGTACCCACCACCAATATTGTGCTGAACTGGGCCAATAGCCGCACCGAATCGCACGAGCTGGATAAAAACCTTTGTACCATCAGCGTGCGTTCTTATGATGGTTTTACTTTTAACCTCGATGTATCGCAGATCATCCACATACCGCGTAATGATGCCCCTAAGGTGATAGCCCGTTTCGGGAACATGAAGAACCTGGTATCACAGGTGCTGGAGCCTACTATCGCCAACTATTTCCGTAATTCAGCGCAAAAAAGTGGTGTTATAGAATTTTTGACCAACCGGTCTGAAAGACAGGAAGATGCCCGCGCCCAGATAAGTAAGGTGTTGGGCGAATATAATGTAGAGGGTGTGGATACCTTAATTGGTGACATTGTGCCGCCGGAGGCATTGATGAAAACCCTTACCGACCGTAAGATTGCCGAGCAGGAGCGCGTTACTTACGAGATACAAAAGAGTGCACAGGTAGAGCGTAAAGAATTTGAAAGTGCTAAGGCGGGTGCTGACATGCAGCCTGAAGTGGTAAAATCAACCCGGCAGGTTGAAATTAATACGCAGATGGCCGCTTCAAAAGTTGCCTCAGCAAGGGGTGATGCCGAATCGAGGATAATTAATGCGAAAGCCGATGCAGAGAATAAAACCATTATTGCCCGTGCCGATGCTGAAGCCAAAACAATTAATGCGAAAGCCGATGCTGCTGCAACCGAAGTAAATGGTAATGCCGATGCAGGTAAAATCAAGGCGATTGGTTTGGCGGAAGCTGAAGTTACCAAACAGAAGACCGAAGCCATGGGTACCGAGCAATATGCGATTGTGCGTGTAGCTGAAACTTTGGCCATGAACGGTATTAAATTAGTGCCTGAGATTTTGATAAATGGCCAAAATGGCGGTGGTAACGGAATGATAGATGCCCTGATAGGCAACGAAATGCTTAAGAAACTGCAGCGGGAAGCGGCAATTAAAACACATGATACCGGGCATGAAGATGTGTCGTAA